A window of Loxodonta africana isolate mLoxAfr1 chromosome 3, mLoxAfr1.hap2, whole genome shotgun sequence genomic DNA:
cttttgctttggctgctcgacgttcaagagcaagtttcagagtctcctctgacatccaccttggtcttttctttctttcctctcttttcaatgacctcttgctttcttcatgtacgatgtccttggtgtcattccacaactcgtctgctctttggtcactagtgttcgatgcatcaagtctattcttcagatggtctctaaattcaggtgggatgtactcaaggtcatattttggctctcgtgggctttctgtgattttcttcagtttcagcttgagcttgcatatgagcaattggtagtctgttccacagccggccccTGTCCTTATTCTGACTGAGGATGTTGAGcttttcatcgtctctttccacagatgtagtcaatttgaatcctgtgtgttccatctggagaggtccatgtgtatagtcgccgtttatgttggtgaaagaaggtatttgcaatgaagaaattgttggtcttgcaaaattctatcattcgatctccggcattttttctatccctaaggccatattttccaactaccgatccttttactttgtttccaacttctgcattccaatcaccggtaactatcaatgcatcttgattgcatgttcgatcaatttcagactgaagcagctgataaaaacttccattcatcttgattgcatgttcgatcaatttcagactgaagcagctgataaaaacttccattcatctttggccttattaGTTGGcatctaaatttgaataatagttgtattaactggttttccttgtaggcgtatggatattatcctatcactgacagcatagtacttcaggatagatcttgaatcgttctttttgatgatgaatgcaacaccattcctcttcaagttgtcattcccagcatagtagactacatgactgtctgattcgaaatggccagtgccagtccatttcagtacACTAATGCCTAGCgtatcgatgtttatgggtttcatttcatttttgacaatttccaattttcctagattcatactttgtacattccagtttctgattattaatggatatttgcagctctttcttctcattttgagttgtgccacatcagcaaatgaaggtcctgaaagctttactccatctaagtcattaagatcgactctactttgaggaggcagctcttccccagtcatcttttgagtgccgtccaacctgggggctcatcttccagcgctatatcagacaatgttccactgctattcataaggtttttcctggctaatgcttttcagaaatagactgccagctcctagtctgtctttgtctggaagctcagctgaaacctgtcctccacgggtgaccctgctggtatctgaataccggtggcatagcttccagcatcacggcaacacacaagcccccacagtacgacaaactgacagataggtgggggatagagaccttataggacagtgtaaaactgccccataggatttccaaggctgtaatcttcatggaagcagtctgccatatctttctcctgcagagtggcttgtaggcttgaaccaccaactttttggttagcggccaagtgcttaaccactgtgccaccagggcttcttccttttccaataccaaaaaccaaacctgttgctttcaagctgattctaactcatagcaaccctataggacagagtagaacagccccatgaggtttccaaggagcagattgtggatttgaactgcgaaccttctggttagcagctggacttttaaccactgagccaccaggattgCTCCTTTTCCAATGCCCGTAAATCCTGTTGCTgtagagccgattctgactcatagcgccctgaaaggacagagtagaactgccccatagagtttccaaggaatgtctggtggattcaaactactgacctttaggttagcagttgtagcacttaatcactatgccaccagggtttcctctttttccaAAAAAGCCCATTAATTCTGAACAAAGCTGAGAAAAGCAAAGGGTAGCCATTTCCTCCTAGAGGATGTGATACAAGGATATTGAACCTGATTTCACCAGGTGGAGGAGGGGGTAGGCAGAGAGAAGAACTTGAACATGAATGGAGGTGAGGGCATGAAAGGGCACGCTGGGCTCGGGGAACAGTTACATATTTTCCGGAGAACTTCATAAAGATATAAATGTTTTTTGGACCTTTGTCAATGGATTAACAAATAGTCCCTGTTAATCAGAACAGAGTCAATTCTCTCTGTAGCTTCGGGAGTTGCATGCTGGGGTTATGGACACATGAAATGTTTTTGTCTTGGGTGTCAGTGGAAGACCACAATATCTGAGCTGGCAGCTGAAAAGGGGtggccacacctttcttctttgGGGTCCTCAGAAGCCCTGAGAAGGGATTTCAGCAGTTTGGAGCTACATGGCCTTGCTCCTTGGAACACACCTTGTCTGGGATGTACACCCTTCGCTCCATCTTACCTTGTGTTCTGGAGGGTGGACACATTGCCATTGATCGATGACAAGCCAGAAGGTCATCAGAAAGAAAGCCAAATTCATCTGCAGAAACCCTACAAGATACATGGAATAAATTCCACGCCTGTTAAAACTTCCTCCTAGCTCATCCAACACCAGCATGTAAGAACTTCTATTTTGCAGCAATcataagaaaccaaaccaaacacacagCAACTCAGTGACATAATTGTGCTGTAACTAGGTGACCAACTCATCCTAGTTTTACTGGGACTTTCCCAGCTGTTGCGCTGAAAGTCCCTCATCTCAGAAAACCCCTCAGTCCTGGTTTGAAATGGAAAGACTCACTTTCCAGTCCCAGGAAAACTGGAAGGATTGGTCAATCTCTCTGTAACTCTACTTATACACCTGTCTTTTGAATGACCCTTAGCTGGGCAGTAAGAATGCACTGATGTCATCACTCACAGGGAAGATGATGCTGACAGGTCCAAGGAAGGTCCATATAAATCCTTTGTCTGTGTGGAACCAGCGGCTAAGAGGGAGATAGGAACAGATTCAAGAATATATTGACCCTTGTGGATAAAGAATTGATGAATAAATTAACTTATGATTCATTTAACAAAAGTTGAGCGTCTCCTGTGTTCAGGATCTGTGCTTGGCTTGGAAGACCCAATCGTGATTAAAGTAGACTGATCTCTGTCCTCAGGTTGATGCCAGCCAGGGGGGGAAGGCTGGCAATTagacaacagcaacaattaaGAAGGAGTActggggtggcacaaatgtttaagtactcaactactagctgggagattgatggttcaaacccatccagaggtgccttgctAGACAGATggtacagctgggtgggttcaaatcactaatccttttttttgcatgtgctttaagtgtaagtttataGTGAATATTagattctcattcaaaaatttatacacaaattgttttgtgacattagttgcaatccttgcaatgcatcagcactcttcccctttccctttacaccctgaattccctgtgtccattcaccagATTTCTTGTCAATTcctaccttctcgtctttgcttttgggcaagtgttgcccatttggtcttgcataCTTGAGtaaactaagaaacactttctcacatgtattattgtttgttttataggcctgtctaatctttggctgcatccattcgttgaaacatctcaactggtattccatcaattcctgagtcttgttttttgccaatgccttcagtgcagtttggacttcttccttcagtaccatcggttcttggtcacatgctacctcctgaaatggttgaatgctgaccaattctttttggtacagtgactctgtgtattccttccatctccttttgatgcttcctgggtcgttcagtattttgcctgtaaattcaaaccaaacccattgccaactcatagtgaccctataggacagagcagaactgcctcataaggtttcaagggagtggctggtggattcgaactgccgaccttttggctaggagcTCAAAGCTTAAcaattgggccaccagggctccattttgcccacagaatccttcaaaattgcaactcaaggcttgaattttttcatcagttcttttagcttgagaaacgatgagcgtgttcttcccttttggttttctaactccaatgcacatttcattataatactttactttgtcttctcgagccaccctttgaaatctgttaagctcctttacttcatcatttcttccattcgctttagttcctctgcattcaagagcaagtttcagagtctcttttgacatccattttagtcttttctttctgtccttttttttatgaccttttgtcttcttcatgtatgatgtctttgatatcatcccataacttgtctggtttttagtcatcagtgttcaatgtgtcagatctattcttgaaatggtctccaaattcaagtgggatagaCACAAGTTTGTATTTTGGTTCCCATAaacttgtttaaattttcttctgcttcaacttaaacttgcctTCGAataattgacggtctgttctacagttggtccctggccttgttctgacggatgatattgagcttttccattgcctctttccacagatgtagtcaatttgatttctgtattttccatctggtgaggtttacTTGTTTAGCTGACtgtaacagtggactcaaacatagtaatgactgTGCAGgatcaagcagtgttttgttctgttgtacacagggttgctatgagttggaacccactctatggcacctaacaacaacaatctttggctaaaaggtggacttgggagtggcttcagctctaagttagcagggtgtccagtggccatagtctcccgggtttctccagtctctgtcagaccagtaagtctgctcttttcttgtgaatttgaattttgttctacatttttctcctgctctctccggaaccctctattgtgatccctgtcagagcagtcagtggtggtagccgaacaccacctagttcttcttgGCTCAGACTGGtctaggctgtggttcatgtggtcccttagtcctttggactgacattttccttgtgtctttagttttcttcattctcctgtgctctgaacatgatgggaccaacagatgtattTTAAATGGCCTCTTGtaaatttttaagaccccagatgctacttactacagtaggatgtagagcattttcgttatgaactatgttatgccaattgacctagatgtcccccgagatcaTGGTTCcaaccctcagccccagtaacttgattcctcaaggtgtttggatgtgtttgtgaagtttctatggctttgcctttgtcaagttgagttgacttccctgatattgtgcaTTGTTttttcttcaccaaagttaacacttatcttttttactatctagttggagccctggtagctcaatggttaagagctcagctgctaatcaaaatgtcagcagttagaatccaccagccactccttggaaatcctatggggcagttctagtttgtcctataggtcactatgagttggaattgacttattGGCAacaagtttaaattttttttttttttttactaactagttttagttagtgatttcccatccccacccctcctctccctcataaccatcaaagattttttttctgcatgtaaaccttttcttgggtgtttgtaatagtgatctcatacaatatttgtcatttggtCATTGACCtgttacactcagcataatgctgtaCAGATTCATCCACGATGCGAGATGTTTCATGGGTtaaacattgttctttattgttcaatagtattccattgtgcgtacgtaccataatttgtttatccattcatctgttgatgggcacttatgttgctgacatctttttgttattgtgaatagtgctgcaatgaacatgggtgtgcatatgtctatttgtgtgatggcttttatttttctaggatatattcccaggactgcgattgctggatcatatgttgtttctatttctagctttttaaggaccgggcagtgtttcattctgttgtgcatagggtcgctatgagtcggaagtgactcgatgacatgtaacaacaacaacaactttttaaggaggtgtgatatcattttccatagtgtttgTACCACTTTACGTCCCCACCAACAGTGCAAAAGAATTCcgatctccctgcaacctctccaacatttgttattttctgttttttttttttcttgattagtgctagtaatgtcagggtgagatgttatctcattgtagttttgaacaAATTACCAATCTTTAGATtggcagttgagcacaaactgcacCACTTAGGGACCTAATACAATATTAGTGTATAGTTATGAATATAACACATGACTAGAAGTATATGTATATAATCATAAATACCCTATataattcttctttaaaataattaaatctaAAAGACTTAAAGGCAGTCACCCTAACTAATATTGATGTCTGCGGAGTGGTAACTTAGTTTTTCTACCCATCATATGTttgtcacacatactttggacatattatcaggagggaccagtccctggaaaaggacatcatgcttggtaaagtggagggtcagcaaaaacgagggagacctcagtgagatggactgacacagtggctgcaacaatgggctcaagcataacaatgctcATAAGGATGgctaggactgggcagtgtttcgttctgatgtacatagggtcgctgtgagttggaacccactggacagcacctaacaacaacatcgtaCATATTCTAGTGAAACTAAAGTGCTGCACTCATCCTGGTGGTGGCCCCGGTCAAGCTGGAGAGGATAAGCACAGGTAGAATTTGCATTTACTGGGTAGATGTTCCATAAAGGTGAGGTCTGGATGCAGCAGAAATTGCCACGATCACAGCTGGGACTCCATAGCCCACCGGGAACATGAGCTTCCTTATGTGTCTCCTCACACTGCAGTATTTGACCACCGTAGGGCTTCTCGCAGTGAGGAAGAGGTGCAGGACCTCCAGAAGCATCCAGGTGAAGCAGGCCAGGTAGAGGTAATGTAAGGCACCAGTgatgatggcacacagcacctgGAGGAGGATGGAAAGTCACCCAGAGCAGCcgtcagggtgtgtgtgtgtccccaGGGCCTCTCTTTATGCCTGCCAATGGGCATAAACCCGATGTATGTGGAGGAGTTGTCAGGAGAGGATGGTTTTCTAGTTGAGTCAGGACTACTTATCCCTCTAACCTTCCTGGGACTTAAGGCCATTTGACTAAGGGATCAAGCACAGCCTGGCTCCATGAGCCCAGCCCCTCCTTAGGGACACCGTCAGTACCTGGGGCTCAGTTCGGTCAATCCCAACGAGGAAGAGGAGGTGGGCCAGGATAAGGCAGAGAGAGAGCTGCAGGTAGAGTGAGGTGATGATGTTCTGGATGGCTTTgcacaggaggaaggtgaggGCCACCAGGAGAAGGTGCAGCAGAGAGAAGCCCAGCCCCAAGTAGGTCATCACAGCCAGCATGGGATCTTCCTCCTGGGGCCCAGCAAAGAGGAGTTCACAGTCACACTCTCCTGCTGTGGGTAAAATAGCTTTTCAATAGAATGGTGCACCTTAAAACATGGATTATACCAAGtatggcaaaaattaaaaaatgggactctcatgcactgctgatgagaatgtaaaaaaaaaaaggtaacaaccattttggaaaggaGTTAGGTAGTTTCTTATGAAGTTATTAAACATACACGTATCATATGAGTCAAAAGGAAATATAAGAGTGTATGTTATTTGGTGGTTTACGCATAAAATATCTCTAGATATTTTATGGACTCCAAagaaacagactttttttttctcagaatgcAACCTTTCATTGGAGAATACAAATGGGAAAGAGATTTTTCAATTTAATCCCTCTGTACGTTTTGAATTGTGATCCATAATAGTAATAAATGACAATAATAAATAATGAAACGTgaatatcttatttttttaaaaaaattaaatgaaaaacttGAGCAATGCATCCTATAGGAAACTGACAGGAGAAAATGTTGTCTTGGAGGGTTGTTTGAATCTCTCTGAGTTCCCATGAGATCTAGCCAATTTGCTAAATTCACTTTAGCCTTATATCCGTGTGAATACTCACTACCCGAAATCATTGAGTGAATCTTAATTCCTGGTGATCCACCTGCTGCACCTGCTCTCACTGGCTCACCTGACCCTTCTGACTTCTCCCATGAGAGACTGAatgaccaaatggacaacagccAGACCATATAAAAAATCAGAACTCTGACCCACAACTTGTAGCAACCAGTCCAGGGAGTCAAAGTACTTTCTGGAGCTTCCAGCCCAGGAAGCCAAACAATAATCCCTGTAGCAATGGGCCCCAAATGTCCAGGGCTTGATTAACAACTGACAGCTTCCTTAATTTTTGTCACTGTTTCAAACTTAGGTCCAACCGGAGAACACCAAGTATGTTCCACTAACAAAACACATAGGACGTACCACCTCTTGTTAACTCATCTCCAGCTTCCCCATGCCAATGGTCTTCAATCAGGGCACACCTGAAGCCTTCCCTTCTTTCCACTATGAAGCTTCCCACTCTCCTGCTTGCCATTGAGTCTCTGCCAAACACAAATGAAGGTGGCTGACTCCTTTGCTACAGCAAGCTGTGAATAAAATAACTTGTTTGTTCTTATTTGGGTATCCTTTGTCTATCTTATACCCATCAAAACTCTTCCTTTCTGGGCCCTGTAGTTCCAAGTATCCCTGTCCCCATGGGTCCTCTCAATTTTCTCACCTGCACTTTGTAGTTAGCGGTGAGGACTGCAAAGCTGCTGAGGTGGGTGCAGTGGCAGGCGGTGCTGTCATCTCTGGTACCTACCATCCTGCAGCCTCTGGTGGCCTAGCGACCACATCCATCTTTCTCACATTCCCAGAAGAAACAGAGCACCTTCTGCCCTGGCCCAGGGGTCACCGGCTATAGGAATGAGGCATAGTTGTGAGCTGGTGGTTCTGGTGCTCAGAGGTGCTTACCCAAAATTAGCTTGGGAAGGGCTGAAGTTCTTGGGGAAATGATGCAACCTTGGGGGCACCTCTGAGCCCCAAGATGAACTGAGTAGCAAGACTGGCCACAGCCCCTCCACACCTCCTCCTTTACATGCCTTCCCTATCTCACCGGAACTCGCATGGTGGGAGAATGTGAAGGTGACTGGGGAGCTGAGGTTCTGGGTGTCCTTTTTGCTCAGAAAAGCAGAGATGATGTCTGAGAGCAGGACGAGGGAGACTCCTCATAGCAAGCCCTGCGTGTCTCATATAATATAGAGCCACCCCAGCCAGCTGTTTTCCTATCCCTGGAGTGGATACCAGGCCTACCTTGAAAGGGCCTGGGAGACAAGGCCAAGGTTGACTTCCTGGAGTCCCACCAGGACCCCTTTCTTCAAAAGCACTTCCTCATCACCTCCTCCTCTCCTTTGGGTCCCACCTACCCCACATTTCCCTTTAATCTTGAATTCTCTGTGCATCACGTCCCTGGCTGTCTAGTCCCACTGCCAGGTCTCAGTggtcttcccctcccccacctcagcATTACTGGAGTCACTAGGTTCCTGTGCTGTGTCCCAATTCAGCAGCATCCTTGTTTTCCTCTGGCCAAGGTGGCGCCCCCAGGGCCGCGCTCCTGCACCTCCAGGGACAGTCCTGTAGTGATGGCAGTGGCATGAGGGATGGCAGAAACAGGGTATTGCTTTCAAAACTGGGGTTAAATTTTTCTATATGCTGGTAAACCACACGGATTTTAAGTGAACTAAGGGTaatgtatgagtcggaatcgactcgacggcagcgggtggTGGAAGGGTAATGTGGCTGGTGTAATGTTGttgcttatttttaaaatctgaaaatcAAATTATCTCCAAAGGTTGTACTTATGTAGAAAGCATTTTACTAACATTGCATAATctcaagaaaaggaaggaaatgctAATGAGTGAGACAAGGTTTCTGCTGAAATGACATTTATAACTCTAGTCCAAAGGTTTTACAAATTGAAAACAGTGAACTACCCAGATTAATAACATCTGATTTCTTTCAGTTCATTTTTCAGTCGTACGCTGAATTTTCTTAAATCTATGCCATCTACTGATGACTTTGGCTtgtgttgatatattttttctctgctttgtgaattgtctgtttttaatatgttgtagCTTCAACCTAAGGCAACtgggtggcacaatagttaagcactcagttgttaactgaaaggtcaacagtttgaacccacccaacccctctgtgagagaaagatctggtgatctgctctagtaaagattatagcctaggtaactctatggggcggccctactctgtcctatggggttgctattagttagaatcgacttgatgacacacaacaacaactacaacaacggCTTCAACCTGTACCAAGTGCTCAGTAATTATGTGTAATTATTATAATTACTGCTTGATTTACTGCCTTCTATGTGCAGTCATAAAAGTTAGGAAACATTAATAAATATATATCACTGTtcttaaaaaaagattttataaaTTGGAATATGCACACACATAGGTATAATCTGATACAGGTATTTGCAAATCAAAGACTGATAAGGGCctagtatccagaatacataaagaactcttacaactcaataagaagaagacaaataatacaattttaaaataggtaaaggatttgaataggtatttttccaaagaagttaTACAAAATGCtatta
This region includes:
- the LOC100673200 gene encoding adhesion G protein-coupled receptor E2-like isoform X2; amino-acid sequence: MVGTRDDSTACHCTHLSSFAVLTANYKVQEEDPMLAVMTYLGLGFSLLHLLLVALTFLLCKAIQNIITSLYLQLSLCLILAHLLFLVGIDRTEPQVLCAIITGALHYLYLACFTWMLLEVLHLFLTARSPTVVKYCSVRRHIRKLMFPVGYGVPAVIVAISAASRPHLYGTSTHRWFHTDKGFIWTFLGPVSIIFPGFCR
- the LOC100673200 gene encoding adhesion G protein-coupled receptor E2-like isoform X1, with protein sequence MVGTRDDSTACHCTHLSSFAVLTANYKVQEEDPMLAVMTYLGLGFSLLHLLLVALTFLLCKAIQNIITSLYLQLSLCLILAHLLFLVGIDRTEPQVLCAIITGALHYLYLACFTWMLLEVLHLFLTARSPTVVKYCSVRRHIRKLMFPVGYGVPAVIVAISAASRPHLYGTSTHRWFHTDKGFIWTFLGPVSIIFPVSDDISAFLLPS